In the genome of Fischerella sp. PCC 9605, the window ATTGCTTAACTTATGATGAACACAACTGAAATAAAGCTTGGATTGTGCAATCCACCATTACCGATTTACCTTTACGTAAATCAAGGTGAATTAAACGGAGAATCTTATCTGTGGTATCGCTACGACACCAATCAAAATAAAAAGATAATTGTCCAACAAAGAGGATTAACGGGATATTTAACCGAGCTACGATTGACGACCAGAGAATTCAAAGGAAAGGACAATATTAAACTAGACATTGTTGTCTCGGCGGACGAAGTTTATATTATTCGCACAGGCGTTGAAACCAACTTCGCCAAAACATTCTTGTTAGCAGCAAAACAATTCAAAATTCAAAATTCAAAATTCAAAATAAAAGAAGGAGTAATCTGCTAAGATGCATAGAATAATCACGATTATAACAGAGTAATTACCAAGCTATGAACCAACAAATAGATATTACGAATAGAACATTTAATTTTGCCGTCCGAATAGTAAACTTATGCAAAGTGTTAGATGAAAATTCAGGAGTTGGACGAGTTTTATACAAACAATTAATTAAGTATTAAGTCTGGAACCTCTATCGGGGCAAACGTTGAATAATCTCAATCTGCTCAAAGCAAAGCTGACTTTGTACATAAACTAGAAATTGCTCTTAAAGAAGCTAGAGAAACAAGATATTGGTTGAGAATTCTGATAACTACGCAAATAATCGAATCATCAAAATTGTTGTCATTACTAACAGAAAGTGAAGAACTCATCAAAATAATCGCTGCGATAATAGTCAAAACCAAGCAGAACAATTCCAAATAATTTTGAATTTTGAATTTTGA includes:
- a CDS encoding four helix bundle protein; the encoded protein is MALKEARETRYWLRILITTQIIESSKLLSLLTESEELIKIIAAIIVKTKQNNSK